GTTTTAAGATTCTTAGAAGTGTAACCAGAAAGTCCAGCATGAAATTCAGAAGGCCACAGATGAAGAAATTTTCTGGAGGAACTGAGTTGAAGAAGAAAGGGAAGAAATCATCTAGGAGAGAAGTAAATTCTCAAGATTCATCAACTCATTACTTGAATGAAACTAGTTCTGATATGAAGAAGGAGCAGTTACAAGCGAGTTCCTGTTATTCTGGATCTAGTTTCGATAGCAGTGATCAGGATAACAACATTTCTGCAAACGCAATACAGTTAGCTTATCCTGGTAATAAGTCCGTTAGAGTTGTAAGAACATCTAGTTTAGGACCTATGAAGAAGTTAACTAAAATGGCAAGTTTAAGATCTAAGAGGACAAAGAAATGCTCTTCCATTTCAGACCCAAACGTAGAGAGAGCCACCTGTTCCTCCACACTCAAAGCTTCCAAATTTCCAGATCATTTAGAGATTAAACCAGGAGGAAATGAATCCGATGGAACTGCAGTCTTGAATGTCTGCCGATACAGTTATTGCTCTCTTCATGGTCATCACCATGGTGACAAACCTCTATTAAGGAGGTTTGTCTCGATGAGGAGGCGGGCCGCCAAGAGCCAGAAAAGCTTGAAACCAGACCACCGTCAAACCTCTGGTAATAGAAAGAAAGGAGCCCAGACAGAGAAAGGAGTCCCTGATGGGGATCTTGGGGTTGCATTTCAACAAACTGTTGATATCAGAGAGATCCCTTCCATACCAGCAACGGAGGGAATGGAGGGCAGTGATTTTGTAGATTTGGCCGAGAGTGTGCCTGGTGAATCATCATGTCCAAGTCATGAAGAGCATCTGCAGCAAAGTAATAACCCGCTTAAAGTAGGACAGCAAAGTCCAGggacatttcaagcattcaaacaCATTGATGTTGATTGCAGTGGAATTGGAGAACAACAAAAGGCAAAATGTGATACCCCTGGCACCAACATCGAAGAGACTAGAAGAATCAACAATGGAGACCGTAAGTCCATTCACGCACCGGGCCGTCCCGAAGGTGGAGATGTTACTTCACAAGAGTTTGGAGACCCATCACAGTTTGCCAATTTGTCCTTGAAGCCAGATGACACCTGCAATGCCTGTGTTCCAATGGGAAAAGAATCTCACAAAGATATTAATGATGCTCCTGTTACTGGGATGATGGAAGAACCAGCTTCAACCATCGATAAGAAAGAAGATTCGGACCTTGATAGTGGAATCCTGCAACCTAGAGATCGTATGGCTTCTACTAGTAGTACTGACGTGGCACGCAAAACAGAGATGGAAAATCAGAAGAATTTCACATTTTGGAAATTAATATACCGGCATATGGTCACAGGTCTTGATGCTGAACCTGAAATTCAAACTCCTCGTCCTGGAACGAATGAAGAAGAACAAGTAGACGATCTGCATCATACACATGGAAAGAATGACTCTTGTCAGGAAATTTTACAGGAAGATAAGGCCACGAGCATCAATGATCATGATGCAAGCAACCGGAAGCTTGAGTTCAGCCAAAGTGATGCCATTAAGCTGGTACAGCAAGCATTTGACAAGATCCTCTCTGAAATTCCAGACCATCCATCAGATGATCAAACAATTGTTAGTGAGAAAACTTCAGAACAGGAGCTCTTGTATCAGAAGCAAGATGAAGGCAAAGAGAACATCTCAACTTCCTCTAATTCCATTGAAGAGTGTATGGTAGAGAATCAAGAAGAAATGAAGATTAAAGGTGATAAAGAAATTGCATCTGAAGAAGTGAAAGCAGCCCCAAAGGAAGGAAAAATGTCTGACAAGCAAATCCCAAGCAGCTGGAGCAATCTGAAAAAGATCATAATCCTCAGGAGATTTGTCAAGTCATTAGAGAAGGTGAGGAACTTAAAGCCAAAAACAATACGTTATCTTCCTACAGCCAAATACCCAGAAGCAGAAAAAATTCAACTGAGGCATCAAactgagaaagagagaaaaaacgCCGAGGAATGGATGCTTGACCATGCACTTCGTCAAGTGATTTCAACACTGGCTCCATCTCAGAAAAGAAAAGTTGCTATGTTGGTACAAGCTTTTGAAACCGTCATCCCAGCAGAAAATGGAGATGATGTGAGGTCCAATGCAGCAGCTTCTTCTCCTACAACTTCTGTTCAAGCCTATAATGAGTTCTCAGTTGACAATGGTGCTGGCATGCCAAATGAAAATGGTTCAGAAATCTCCCCGGAAAAACTATTGCAGTCTGAAATGGATTCCACAGATGATCGTGGCCAAGTCACTGAATCCAATATAGCATACCAGAAATTGACAAAATCATCTCCGGATTCTAAAGAAACAAGTCTTCTTTGTAGCAGCAAAGAACAACCGTTGTCTGTAGCAGGCTCAGAAATGAGCGGTACAGACATGAACAAAGAAAATACTAATGCAGTTGGTGAAAATAATGGGAATGAAGTTTCAATTGTCGACCTCTCTTTGTCAGAACTTGAAAAACTCAGACCAGCTGATAAGTCCTTAACTGATGAGGATGCAATAAGGACTTCTCATGACAAAAGTTTCCCAGTAAATGAAGAAGTTATCCCGAAGGAAAAAATTTCAGCTCATAGCTCAGAAGTCTGCAATTTGGGTTCTGAATTTGATATAAAGGAGATGGGTTTGGAATCTGGTGACTCAAGTAATTCACCTGATCAGCAACCTGGTACACCGGGATGGCCAACAGAAATTGGTGAAGGAGTTCAGCCAAAATATAAATTCCTCCATTCACCACTTGAACAACCCGAGTCATATTTCGCAGCTGATATTTCTAAGTCGGAAAGACAAAAATACA
This window of the Gossypium hirsutum isolate 1008001.06 chromosome A09, Gossypium_hirsutum_v2.1, whole genome shotgun sequence genome carries:
- the LOC107889431 gene encoding calmodulin binding protein PICBP, encoding MGGKFHAEADLDYSMESETMSTTTQSSLDNQGGRNKDKIQVEKKMKKLRSIKLSRVPSARKGNQFRSKLSRYAASSEQSTPIDMSDASPNHIHATKSENFQVLPTAESGFKILRSVTRKSSMKFRRPQMKKFSGGTELKKKGKKSSRREVNSQDSSTHYLNETSSDMKKEQLQASSCYSGSSFDSSDQDNNISANAIQLAYPGNKSVRVVRTSSLGPMKKLTKMASLRSKRTKKCSSISDPNVERATCSSTLKASKFPDHLEIKPGGNESDGTAVLNVCRYSYCSLHGHHHGDKPLLRRFVSMRRRAAKSQKSLKPDHRQTSGNRKKGAQTEKGVPDGDLGVAFQQTVDIREIPSIPATEGMEGSDFVDLAESVPGESSCPSHEEHLQQSNNPLKVGQQSPGTFQAFKHIDVDCSGIGEQQKAKCDTPGTNIEETRRINNGDRKSIHAPGRPEGGDVTSQEFGDPSQFANLSLKPDDTCNACVPMGKESHKDINDAPVTGMMEEPASTIDKKEDSDLDSGILQPRDRMASTSSTDVARKTEMENQKNFTFWKLIYRHMVTGLDAEPEIQTPRPGTNEEEQVDDLHHTHGKNDSCQEILQEDKATSINDHDASNRKLEFSQSDAIKLVQQAFDKILSEIPDHPSDDQTIVSEKTSEQELLYQKQDEGKENISTSSNSIEECMVENQEEMKIKGDKEIASEEVKAAPKEGKMSDKQIPSSWSNLKKIIILRRFVKSLEKVRNLKPKTIRYLPTAKYPEAEKIQLRHQTEKERKNAEEWMLDHALRQVISTLAPSQKRKVAMLVQAFETVIPAENGDDVRSNAAASSPTTSVQAYNEFSVDNGAGMPNENGSEISPEKLLQSEMDSTDDRGQVTESNIAYQKLTKSSPDSKETSLLCSSKEQPLSVAGSEMSGTDMNKENTNAVGENNGNEVSIVDLSLSELEKLRPADKSLTDEDAIRTSHDKSFPVNEEVIPKEKISAHSSEVCNLGSEFDIKEMGLESGDSSNSPDQQPGTPGWPTEIGEGVQPKYKFLHSPLEQPESYFAADISKSERQKYTRLWYLIYKHMVSGGATENGSQRLQSLSDEEVQGDDASKHSRENDTNGHSSFAAGQDMIENYSPDCNNEIIKLVEEAIDEIPLPEIQQGTSDNQSVIGDVVPDQELPEKKHGQEEVKIISSSAGSAKETSEEAKTIRTELCSTLNSKEKTWSSENVNTKMEAKGGKDEGIKSKKRVQRNWSNLKKLILLRRFVKALEKVREFNPRGPRYLPLDPAAESEKVLLRHQNMGDRKNAEEWMLDYALQQVVAKLTPERKRRVGLLVEAFETVIPAIS